The Hevea brasiliensis isolate MT/VB/25A 57/8 chromosome 1, ASM3005281v1, whole genome shotgun sequence DNA segment CAGTATGAatatataagaatttaattaatatttttaataaataatttattttttgttttatttaataataaaattttacagaaattatctGCTAACCTCGATTATATACAAATCATGATTGCCGTACCAAAACCTCTTTTTAGCTTTTATGGAGTATTAAAcacagagagaaagagagagacaaAGAAATAATCACAGAATCAGTGGACCACGTGGGTCACACAGCCACCTGCAAAAGAGTGAGTGACAGCCGTTTCAGTAAACAACCAGTGCCCTATATTTATCAACCCATCCTTTTGATTGGACGGTTATCAGAGATCACGTAaatacttttttaattttatgtctcCCAATCCGACGGCTCTCATCACCTCTTTGCTACCACCAAAGGAATCACATCTTTTGTCTTCAAATTCTGGAGAACAGAATGGTACATGGATCCGACGGTCGAGATTTTTTTCAATATGTTTATTTGGGGTTATTGGGTTGATGCGCAATCTCAGAGGGTAAATAATGGAAGGCGGGGTTTTCTAGTAATAACAGATAGTAAGAGTGTCCGTACAGAGGGATGACCGGCTTTTTCATCGGTAATCGGTAATAAACAGTACTGTCGAAGCAAAAGATCTGGCGGACGACATTCAAAGCGAGACAGAAAATTTTGAGGGAACCTCAGGTCGACAACCGGCAGGTGACGTAATCTCCAGTTGCTCGTACGTCTACGCAAGGTTCCCATTCCCCAGTGCCCTGTGCGAGTCTTGTCTACTCCCTCGCTGCAGGGTAGAGTGCAGGAAGGGATAGGGATAGCCTTTCTATACAACTAATGCATGAAAATTCATATTAGAAAAACCCCTCTcgccttaatttttaaaatatttcaggacatatcttaatatttataaaataaaattaaaatattattaaaactcTTAATTAAAGGAGATCAACTTTGATAGCATTGTTATGCTaatttgttatttaaaatttaaaaaatattttaattttatttttagagaaaattgaaatatgagatattttataagcgattttttaaataaaatttacgaatgaatttatgttttaaattttttaaaaaataatttaaaaataattaatatttaaatttaaaattttataattagtaaaattattaaatatatttaaaaacatTAATTTAAACTTACCATCCATGCAGAAGTTTAAAAgtttatttgatattattattaaaaaaattatttttttaaatatattaattagataatattaataaaaaatttaaaattaaatttaattaattttaattataaaaatattaaaataataaaaaattttaaaattttttttaataatatttaaaataatatatttatttaaaaaataattttaattttttaaacttaATATCAAATAGacaataaaacttttttttttgagaaaaactatttattattaattgctaattaataattaaataaaattcaattaattaaaaaaattaaaggagATACAAAATCTGTGTAAATATGGGGTAGGAGGTGGCACTTTCGTAATTAAGCGAAGTATTAGGGGTGTTTCTTAAGACAATAACGCCTTGCCTTATATAAAAAAACAAAGAATTTTGGACCGAAAAGGGTCCCAACGTGGAGACAGGATTCAACACGAGTGTAACAATTTCTCTCCACGTTAAGTCTAACAGACCAAACACACACGTACATTAAAGTCTTTTGGAAAAGGGTTGATCTCTTCAGCCGTTAAAGCTAACGGAATTATGAAAAACCTTCGCAATTATTGTTCTCCGTCTATCTTTGATTAGTGTCCActtctaggttttttttttttttaaaataaaagctTTCACCGAAACTTCACCGGAATCTCACCGGGAGGTAATTAatagtaatgagttttaaattctCTTTTCTTGGGTGTCTTTCTTTGAAGACATACATACTGCGAAGATTTGCTCTCTCTAAAGGTTGAAATTTTATTCCATCGACTccttatttacttttttttttcctaaatttttgttAAGCTTTCAGTCTTGGGTTTTCTTTGAATATTTTAAtcgttttgttttattatttgttTGTTAAAGCTTCTTGTCAGACCGAAACCAAACCTAGCTCAGAGTTAAATTAGCGAGGGAGCTGTATTTAAGATTTGTTTGTGCTTCATCAGTTGGATCTGCAACTTGAAGTCTGGATTCTTGATATTTTATGGCAATAACAGTTGGTTTAGTTGGTTTCATGGTGGTTTTTTTAACGAACTAGGGTTAACAGTACGCGAAGTATCATCGCAGTGTATGCAGGAAAAGAGTTATCGATTATGGTGACAGTGTTGTGTTTTAACGTTTCTTTTTGTATGGCGAAGGCTTGCACACTGTTTTGCTTGAGTGGGTGAAGCTACTAGAGAGTTTATTAGTTGACAAAAGCCAACAATTTTTGTAGCATGTTTCAGACAAggcaagctctctctctctctctctctctctctctctctctctctgagggGTGAAGCTATATATTTTCCAGTAGTTTTTGCTCCTAGAGTTTTGTTGTTTCTGCTTCGTCCTTCAAGATTCGCGTCTGCTTCTCTAACTGTTCTCTCATTATTACATGATTTGTTTTGTTCTTTATGTTTTCTGCATTGCTGCTTCtctatgtgtgtgtgtgttcttGTCTTGAATTAAATATCCATATAAAGAGAGAGTAGTGTTTGATCATTTTTTATGTATATTAAAACTTTTCAGGGAGCGAATAAAATGACAAGACCATATTGGATTCTTTCTCTTTCAATTTTCCTGAACTTCTAGCAAGGTCCCTCCGAAAGGGCTTCAGTTGTCTGACGAGATCAGTTGAGAGAGAGATTCTACTCAGGATAACAGGTGAATTCCCAAGAGTATATAGCTTAGTAGGTGGTGCCTTGTGTTATGGACACTAGCAGTTTCAGGCCAGGTGAATCTCATGTAGCACAGCAAAGCAGAAGAGATAAGCTAAGAGTTCAAGTGATTTCAACTTCAGTTCAGCATTTGGATGACGTCCCTAACAATTTGGAACAGTTGTCAGTCCATTCTGGGCTAAACCCAGATCTTGTTCAGGTTCGAAATGTTAGGAATGCCAATATGCTCTATGACCCGACAACTACTACAGTGTTTTCCTCCGAAACGCTCAATTTTGCAACTAGTTCTAATGGTTGTTTACCAGCTCCAAGGAGTGCGATGTTTGATGAAGAACTAGGTGCAGTACAACCCAGTAGGCCTATGCCAGGGATCTCTTCATTCTCTAATATGTCTCATCCAATTTCCTCCAAAATTAATGCTTCACCTAAAGCCAGTTCCAGTGACCCACAAGCATGTAGCAACTGGAGAAGCAGTGATTCACAGCAGTGTTATGACTGGATGGCGAATTATGCAAGTGGATCAGTAGGTAGGCAAAACAATCAAAAACCTATTTTTGATGGGGATGTCTTGTCAAATAATGCAAGGGTAACCAATATTTCTACGcctacacaatatatgaagcctATTTACAATGGATATCAAAGTGTTCAATCTTCATTGGCCAATCTCTCCAGTGAAATTCCTGGTCAAGATAGCCAAAAACAACATAGGGAGATGCAATTTGCTTCCCATATGCATCCACTCTACCAGAACACACCGGTTGATGTTGTTAGTCCAGCTTCCAATATTGGAGGGAATGAACGGATTCTCCTTCCGGCCGCATATGGAAATCAATCGACTGCTTCATATTTCGAAAATGCCAATACTTGGATGAACAGGCCTGTCGACAATTGCCATCAATGGAGTAGTGAATTGGGTCTTATTACTAGGAAGAATGGCCAAGAGTTGAGGACTCTTACAAGTGATCCCAATACTCAGGTTCTATCTCTTTCTCTTTCATCAAATCCACCATCTAGAGGGAATGTAACTCAGTTTGGAGAGGGATACGAGTCTGAATACTTGCAATCAAAGTCTGGTGTTCTCAAAGAACCTCATCATcaagattccaaaattttcaattcttcaaattatttgtgttcaatgtCAAAGCCAGCAGTTATCGGTAGAGGTAGTGGGAAATCGTTTAATGATATAGTGGGTACGTCTAATTATAATGTTCTTCGAAATGCTGGTCCTCTCGGGCCTTTTACCGGATATGCAACTATTCTAAAGAGTTCTAAATTCTTGAAGCCAGCTCAACAGCTATTAGATGAGTTCTGTAGTGCAACAGGTTCAAAACTTTTAATAGCTTGTGAGGGGTCTGCGAGGATTTCTGGAGCTGATGCGGAGACTGGGCCTGAAGACAACAACAATAGTTTCGGCGTCTCATTATCTGCGTTCTACGGCTCTAATGAAGCAACTGGTGATGTTGGAGTTGCGAGGAGTTCTTGCGAATCTTTCACGCCGGAGTACCAACAAAAGAAGGCAAAGCTCCTATATTTGCAGGAGGAGGTTGGTTACATATGCTTGATCTCTTCTTTAGGGATCACTATATCTGCTTTTCTTTACTAGTAATTGCATGATAATTTCTTTCCTTTGCTTTACCCTTTTGCTTTTATGGTAAAAGAAGGATTATTACATTGTCAAAATATTCGTGCTTGTTTGGGAGCCTCTCTGGTAAACTTTACCAAGAACTTCTGCTTTAAATGATCAATTGCTACTTTAAATTTAATACCATTCAAGTGTTTGACTTGGTATATTTCAGAATTCTTGCATTTAATGTAAAATAGGTATTAGGTGTATAAAGAACTGAGTTTGCTTAACCTTCTACATATGCTAAAAGCTTAGTATGAATAAATTCAATAAATTTCttgcttatcaaaaaaaaaaaaaaaaaaaacttagtatGTATAATGCCTAATAGATTTTACGACATTACATGGTCCAAGCCTAAATGTTAATATTAAAACTTGAGTGCCAAATTTTGTAAATAAATTGATATGAAGATGAACATGAATATGTACTCAAAAGGTGTGGGAGTGGGAAGAGACGAAGATAATAGGGGGATCCAGATTTGGGAACGTCTAAGTCAGTGTGAAATGTCATTGTCCATTGTCATGTCTAGAGCGTTTTGTTATGAATTAATAAACACTAACAATATATCAAAATCAAATAATTGTGATAAGCTAGCAAAAGGGTTCACTCAGATGAATTTGATTGTAAGATTATGTTCAACAGTGCTTTTGCTTGCGTTCTATATCATCTTGTGAATCTTATCTAATTTTCTGTGCCATTTTGTGATGTAAAAGATTTCATACTCTACATCAGATTTTAGGTTAGATTTCAAGCATAGTTCAACAAAGCTATTTTATGGGGTGCATATGGATTGCAGGTCCCACCTTTGTCATCATGTGTTCAGCACTTTATGAAAATctcatttctctctctctttttttttttttttttttggctcttAACTTTCATCTTTTCCACTCCTAAGCTTTTCCAATTAGGTCTGACCTCAGGATTAGTAGCTGTGTCTCAGTGCGTTGTCTGCTAAATGAGTGGTTGGCTAGCTATGTAATTAATAGTTTGAAAGATGATTGATGTTAAATATTGCAGTCACATAATGAAACCACGACCTAACCTAGCTAAAAGGTGGGCCTCAGGTATAATTGAGAGAATGTGTACACGGTGATGTTCCTTTTCAATGTCCACAACTGTTGTGtatgtgcttttttttttttccacagaGGTAAAGATACACACACTTAAGTTAGGGATAGAATCGATCACATCTTACAATCATGGCAATTTTAAGAGAATTTTTGTTTTCATATAACTCAAATACATGGACACTCCACATCTGATGTGGGATCCTGAAAGATCAGCCAATGGGCACACCCCACATGGGACTTTAACTAGGCCGCTAACCACACCAGCCACTCCAGAATGGTAACAAGGCttgcttttattttttatttttttttttatgaagcaAAGACACGTATACTTTGGTTAAGGACAGAAATGAATTACATCTCAAAATCATGGTAATTTTGAGAGGATACTTGTTTATGTGCTTAAAATTTAGGAAATGCATAATACCTATAATTAGTAATATCACTGAATACTGAAATTAGATCTTCTTTGTTACTTGAATATTTACCTCGCCTTTTAGTTCCCATAGAAAGATTTCCACTGCAAAAGAATGGAATTAGTACAGATTTTATTTTGTAATTCAGGGAAGAATTATAGCAGACTGcgctcatttatttatttatttattttccattttttctCTTCCAAGAAACTTGCGAGTCACATGAAAATAGAGTGTTTGAAATATTCTATGATTTTTCATGCTTTCCATAATAGATATGTATAATTTGCTTGAAAATTTTTTCCATTGATGACGCTATCTTATAAATTTCGATTTGCTGCATGTCCagtaaattttagattttttgaatttttaaccAGGTTATTTGATACTACTAGCATGCTTAATGGTTGAGAAGAAcaacttatattttcttttaggaATTTCAGTCTCCACATGGTATCTTTGTATTAGTGCATGGAGGAGTCATTTTTACATTAGTTATAAATGGGATCGAACGTACACATATAATTATTCTCTTGTAGCTCAATTTCTTTTTAAGCATGATATATATTTTCCTCACGGCCTTAGCTGATTTGAAATTGGATTGGAAAATTTTCAAGGTTAGGTGTTTGGAATTTCATTCTTGAATATATGTGGCCAATCCTATGGTTCCATGCTACTCCTACTTGATAATAAAATTTCCAAGAATATCAAACTTTCTCTAGGGTGAAGGTTGCATAGTTTTGTCTAGGTTATATTTTGGTATAAGGATCCACACTGTGATAGAAAAGGTTTCATAATTCCTGCTTGTAAATAGGTGCATTGATGAGTCAGTTAATATTCTAATTTGAGGGAACAAGAACAGGACGTCTATGTCCCACGTTTCCATTTAAGATTAGCGAAAGATGGACTTGTTCATGTGAAAACAATCATTTATGGATATGTAGAGTCGTGAGGTCCCCCCTCCCAGGTACAAAGTCATGCTAATTATGTCTCATTTAACAGTACACTCCATTTACTTTCAAAATCCAAAAAGTTGCTGTCCCTATAATGACGCCATTATTGCTGTGAAAAGAACAGGCTATTTATCTTGATAGAACAACATCTTTTCAACTTGCCTAAATATGTTATTGTTGGTTTTCCCAATTTGGAGCTAAGTTCAGTACTTCCATAGTAAAACCTCTGTTGGTGCCACTCACTTCCATCAAAAGATGTTCATATTTATTCTCTGTTATCATTACAAGAGACCATCTCTTTATTATTGAATATTGTGCCTACAAAATAATGGTTTATGCTCATGGGATTGTCTAGAATCTATATGCTTTTATTGTTGCTGTAGTTTTTCAAGATTATTTTTGGGGCTgctattcttttattttttttatgagaaAGCATATTTGGTGACTTTGTTGGTCTTTGTCGTTGAAAGGTATGGCGAAGGTATAAGCAATATCACCAGCAGATGCAAATGGTGGCTTCATCATTTGAATCTGTTGCAGGTCTCAGTGCTGCTACCCCGTACGTTTCTTTGGCTCTCAAGACAGTTTCAAGGAATTTTAGGTGCCTAAAACATGCTATCTCGGATCAGCTTAAGAATGTAACAAAGGCCCTGGGGGACGATTTGTTGTCCCCTAATACAGGTGCGAGCACTAGTAAAGGTGATACAAGCACATCAACGCTGAGATACATGGATCAAAGCTTTCAGAGGAACAAATCTGGTGGGGCTAATGTGGGCTTCTTTGAACCCCAACAACACGTCTGGAGGCCCCAAAGAGGTCTACCAGAACGTTCAGTGGCCATTCTTAGAGCTTGGCTGTTTGAGCATTTTCTTCATCCGTGAGTCCCACCTTCCTCCAGTTTCCTCCCTCTCCCTTGTATCTGTAGCTCTCTGTGTGATTCAATGCTTCAATCTTTCCTTCTCTAGGTACCCCACGGACACAGATAAGCACATGTTGGCCACTCAAACGGGACTAACTCGAAACCAGGCAAGTCAGATACCTGTTTATTTCCATCGTCATTAGATCCACTGCAGTGGTATGAATGATTGAACTAATTAAACTTTTAGCATAGTCATTCTCATACTGATATGCTTTGAGCATGCCGATAGGCCCAACTGACTGCTTTAATTTTCCTACCTCAGCATGACTGCATGAGTTTTTCTATTCTTtgatattttaaatttcctgcttgTTAAGAGAGCATGAATTTGATGTGATgttctaatatagcttcttataTCAAGACATGCATAACGATTCTATGTAGATACTAGTGCATGCTTTATAAATCTGGAAGTGACAGGGAATTGGTAGAGAAATAAACCTTGCTAGATGATGTGtatcaatttttctttttttttttaataaattgaatGATTAGTGTAGGTCTCAAATTGGTTTATAAATGCCCGGGTACGCGTTTGGAAACCTATGGTTGAAGAAATACACATGCTTGAAACCAAAGGTTTGGCAGAAAATCGAATACTTGGGAATCTTGATGGAAAATCTGCTGAGGGTGCTAGCCAGCAAAATCAGGAGCAATCCGCAAATAATATGGGTGCAGATTCTATGCTTAATAAGCAGTTGGAGTGCTCCGGTACAGGTTCCTCAGCGGGCTGTGGAGAACAACTGCATGCAGAGCAGTGGAATCAAGAGAAAAGATCAAGAACAGAGTTACAGGTTCCAACTAGTATGGAAGGATCAGTGATGAATTTTTTGCCATACCAGAGGAATAGTGGCATCGACATTGGAGGACTAGGAGCCGTTTCACTAACACTCGGGCTCAGGCATGGTGTAGAAAATGCTCAACAGCATCAGCATCCACAATTGCAGCAACATGAGGATCAACTTAGGCGGCAATTTGGAGGTCAGATGATTCACGATTATGTGGGT contains these protein-coding regions:
- the LOC110659944 gene encoding BEL1-like homeodomain protein 4, producing the protein MDTSSFRPGESHVAQQSRRDKLRVQVISTSVQHLDDVPNNLEQLSVHSGLNPDLVQVRNVRNANMLYDPTTTTVFSSETLNFATSSNGCLPAPRSAMFDEELGAVQPSRPMPGISSFSNMSHPISSKINASPKASSSDPQACSNWRSSDSQQCYDWMANYASGSVGRQNNQKPIFDGDVLSNNARVTNISTPTQYMKPIYNGYQSVQSSLANLSSEIPGQDSQKQHREMQFASHMHPLYQNTPVDVVSPASNIGGNERILLPAAYGNQSTASYFENANTWMNRPVDNCHQWSSELGLITRKNGQELRTLTSDPNTQVLSLSLSSNPPSRGNVTQFGEGYESEYLQSKSGVLKEPHHQDSKIFNSSNYLCSMSKPAVIGRGSGKSFNDIVGTSNYNVLRNAGPLGPFTGYATILKSSKFLKPAQQLLDEFCSATGSKLLIACEGSARISGADAETGPEDNNNSFGVSLSAFYGSNEATGDVGVARSSCESFTPEYQQKKAKLLYLQEEVWRRYKQYHQQMQMVASSFESVAGLSAATPYVSLALKTVSRNFRCLKHAISDQLKNVTKALGDDLLSPNTGASTSKGDTSTSTLRYMDQSFQRNKSGGANVGFFEPQQHVWRPQRGLPERSVAILRAWLFEHFLHPYPTDTDKHMLATQTGLTRNQVSNWFINARVRVWKPMVEEIHMLETKGLAENRILGNLDGKSAEGASQQNQEQSANNMGADSMLNKQLECSGTGSSAGCGEQLHAEQWNQEKRSRTELQVPTSMEGSVMNFLPYQRNSGIDIGGLGAVSLTLGLRHGVENAQQHQHPQLQQHEDQLRRQFGGQMIHDYVG